The Rana temporaria chromosome 13, aRanTem1.1, whole genome shotgun sequence genome has a window encoding:
- the LOC120920994 gene encoding titin homolog isoform X43, producing MANLLNAIRRIIDTFHSYSCETAPCDKLNMEEFDKLIQTQFAEVIEDSNDPQTIEKILKALDTNKDGVVDFQEFLELVSKVAVAYFEALRTKKGCDICASRKGPKTSTATATKSPQSQKESDHGQFQTQKQDVTTKESSAQKQDQEKPHEKHHSVHKKDLGQDPKQKQDLTTKEDPLQKTDPASKQDQTQKLDLTKEKEPVSKKEPVQKQDPAQKDLTIKHDPGQKQDSSPIKDSKEKSDVTKKQESTKEKDSTQKSDQEFKLESTPKQYQSQPTSPRPGKDQTQKSESTPKQDQSQPTSPRPVKDQTQKSESTPKQDQSQPTCPRPVKDQTQKSESTPKQDQSQPTSPRPVKDQTQKSESTPKQDQSQPTSPRPVKDQTQKSESTPKQDQSQPTSPRPGKDQTQKSDSTQKDKTTPKQDQPQPTLSTEKQEIKLAKDSENKQYPILKEDPTKKVEPTLKLGETAKQYPAEKKNPSCPRDPEEKQCPAFIKYFQKQDPKQTPSHIVQKDEPKEKHESTQKEDKTRKQDAKETQSSTGKQDSKAKQDPPLEEDPKKKYGQTQDKDNKDSTQKQDQNSKKDVTESQCSLIKKDSTLKQDQTLKEDLKAKQTPILKQEPTLKQDPSVKQDPSVKQDLSHKKDPTLTVESTKKDGQKQDPKDNQDSKPKQDPKDKEDPGQTQKQGSTQKQDQTQKQDPIQKQDPTQKQDPTQKQDPTQKQDQTQKLDPTQKQDQTQKQDQTQKQDQSQKQDQTQKQDPTQKQYQSQKQDQTQKQDPTQKQDPTQKQNPTQKQDPTQKQDPTQKQDQTQKLDPTQKQDPTQKQDQSQKQDQTQKQDTSQKQDPTQKQYQSQKQDQTQNQVTSQKQDPTQKQDLSQKQDTTQKQDQTQKQDPTQKQDPTQKQDQSQKQDTTQKQDQTQKQDPTQKQDQSQKQDTTQKQDPIQKQDPTQKQDSNKNTFSILKLNLIPIQYSTVQQDPTKKLDLNKKEDSTQNQDQVQKAGSTQKPDPTQKEDSQHKQSLSQIPGFTQKLDQGQTQKQESTQKLDTTQKQDQTQKQDQVQKQDQVQKQDSNQKQDQAHKDSTHKQDTAQKQDQTTHKQDQTHKQDQTQKQDATQKQETTQKQDQAQKDSILKQDQTKKQDTTQKQDSTQKQDQTQKKDSIQKQEPTPKQTSTLKQDQTQKQDQTQKDSTHKQDTIQKQDQTTHKQDQTQKQDQTQKQDQAQKQDTTQKQDQAQKDSILKQGQTQKQDTTQKQDTTQKQDQTPKKDSIQKQEPTPMQSSILKQDQTQKQDKTQKQDSTQKQETIQKQDQTQKKDAIQKQDTTQKQDQTQKQDTTQKQDQTQKQDSTQKQDQTQKQDQTQKQDQTQKQDQTQKQDQTQKDSTHKQDTTQKQDQTQKQDSTQKQDQTQKDSTYKQDTTQKQDQTQKDPTHKQDTTQKQDQTTHKQDQTQKQDQTQKQDQAQKQDTTQKQDQAQKDSILKQGQTQKQDTTQKQDTTQKQDQTPKKDSIQKQEPTPMQSSILKQDQTQKQDSTHKQDTTQKQDQTTQKQDTTQKQDQTQKQDTTQKQDQTQKDSTLKQDQTQKQDQAQKQDSTQKQETTQKQDQTQKKDAIQKQDQTQKKDSTQKQDTTQKQDQTQKQDTTQKQDQTQKQDSTQKQDQTQKQDSTQKQDQTQKQDQTQKKDAIQKQDQTTHKQDQTQKKDSTQKQDTTQKQDQTQKQDTTQKQDQTQKQDSTQKQDQTQKQDQTQKQDQTQKDSTHKQDTTQKQDQTQKQDSTQKQDQTQKDSTYKQDTTQKQDQTQKDSTHKQDTTQKQDQTTHKQDQTQKPDQTQKQDQAQKDSILKQGQTQKQDTTQKQDQTPKKDSIQKQEPTPMQSSILKQDQTKKQDSTHKQDTTQKQDQTQKQDSTQKQDQTQKKDAIQKQDQTQKKDAIQKQDQTQKKDSTQKQDTTQKQDQAQKQDSTQKQETTQKQDQTQKKDAIQKQDQTQKKDSTQKQDTTQKQDQTQKQDTTQKQDQTQKQDSTQKQDQTQKQDQTQKQDQTQKDSTHKQDTTQKQDQTQKQDSTQKQDQTQKDSTYKQDTTQKQDQTQKDSTHKQDTTQKQDQTTHKQDQTQKQDQAQKQDTTQKQDQAQKDSILKQGQTQKQDTTQKQDTTQKQDQTPKKDSIQKQEPTPMQSSILKQDQTKKQDSTHKQDTTQKQDQTQKQDSTQKQDQTQKKDAIQKQDQTQKKDAIQKQDQTQKKDSTQKQDTTQKQDQTQKQDSTQKQDQTQKQDQTQKDSTHKQDTTQKQDQTQKDSTHKQDTTQKQDQTQKQDSTQKQDQTQKDSTYKQDTTQKQDQTQKQDKTQKQDSTQKHETTQKQDQPQKKDTIHKQDQTQKKDSTYKQDTTQKQDQTQKQDSTQKQDQTQKDSTYKQDTTQKQDQTQKQDKTQKQDSTQKHETTQKQDQPQKKDTIHKQDQTQKKDSTYKQDTTQKQDQTQKQDSTQKQDQAQKDSTLKQDQTQKQDQTQKQDQTQKDSTHKQDTTQKQEQTTQKQDSIQKKDQTQKQDLTQKQDQTQKDSTYKQDTTQKQDQTTHKQDQTQKQDSTHKQDTTQKQDSSQKQDQTIHKQDQTQKKDSTQKQDTTQKQDQTQKQDSTQKQDQAQKDSTLKQDQTQKQDQTQKQDQTQKQDQTQKQDQTQKDSTHKQDTTQKQEQTTQKQDQTQKQDSTQKHDTTQKQDQTTQKQDQTQKQDSTQKQDSTQKQDQAQKDSTLKQDQTQKQDQAQKDSTLKQDQTQKQDQTQKQDQTQKDSTHKQDTTQKQNQITHKQDQTQKQDSTQKQDITQKQDQAQKQDTTQKQDQAQKDSTHKQDTTQKQEQTTQKQDQTQKQDSTQKQDSTQKQDQTQKDSTHKQDTTQKQDQTTQKQDQAQKDSTLKQDQTQKQDQTQKQVSTQKQDQTQKHDQAQKQDQTQKQDQAQKQDQVQKQDQTQKQDQAQKQDQAQKQDQTQKQDQAQKQEETQKQDQAQKHDPTPLQCSTMKQYLTQKLDLTKKEDPTQKQDPAQKPDFDQKSDKTQKEDPPQKQSLTQLPGFAQKPDPGQTQQEQKKDSTQKSDSTQKPDSTQKLDPTQKPHSTHKVDPTQKLDPTQKLDPTQKPDSTQKVDPTQKPDSTQKVDPTQKLDPTQKQDSTQKLDPTQKLDPTQKLDPTQKPDSTQKLDPTQKPDSTQKLHPTQKPDSTQKLDPTQKWGTSHFQSPENVVDPYAHSFLEAQQHIDQRDTVPSSYVQYTTAGQTTSQQSQGGDKTAQQTGHTETHYSYTSEGVTPSHQIWGTSFHQGDKDDLYSHSFLKAQHYIDQRETVPSSFVQNTSGGQDTTQQTTQEKKTTPWPTYEPHTSGGQDTTQQTTQEKKTTPWPTYEPHTSGGQDTTQQTTQEKKTTPWSTYEPPTSGGQDTTQQTTQQNKTTTWSTYEPHTSGGQDTTKQGTQEKKTTTWSTYEQHTGGNLGSSSTQSHHEAHPQKQDLSPCHYPLYELSRQSPTLARSKQASTKPEESAEEPQKSPPPSSGVNTSSNTSSQKEEKQKSTGKPFKWPWN from the exons ATGGCCAACTTACTAAACGCCATCCGGCGGATCATCGATACCTTCCACAGCTACAGCTGCGAGACCGCCCCCTGCGACAAGCTGAACATGGAGGAATTCGACAAACTCATCCAGACGCAGTTCGCCGAAGTCATAGAG GATTCCAATGACCCCCAGACCATTGAAAAAATCCTTAAAGCCCTGGATACGAACAAAGATGGGGTGGTGGACTTTCAAGAGTTCCTGGAACTAGTGTCCAAAGTAGCAGTTGCTTATTTCGAAGCCCTGAGGACCAAGAAAGGCTGCGACATTTGTGCTTCTAGGAAAGGACCAAAGACATCAACTGCTACAGCTACGAAGTCACCACAAAGCCAAAAAGAGTCAGATCATGGCCAGTTTCAAACTCAAAAGCAAGACGTGACCACAAAGGAAAGTTCTGCCCAGAAGCAGGATCAGGAAAAACCACACGAGAAACATCATTCTGTTCACAAGAAAGATCTTGGACAAGATCCTAAACAGAAACAAGATCTCACCACGAAAGAAGATCCCCTCCAGAAGACCGACCCCGCATCTAAACAAGACCAAACTCAAAAGCTAGACCTAACAAAGGAAAAAGAGCCAGTATCCAAAAAAGAGCCAGTCCAGAAACAAGATCCAGCACAAAAAGATCTGACAATAAAACACGATCCAGGACAAAAACAAGATTCTTCCCCGATAAAAGATTCCAAGGAGAAATCTGATGTTACAAAGAAACAAGAATCAACCAAGGAGAAAGACTCCACTCAGAAAAGTGACCAAGAATTTAAACTAGAGTCAACCCCGAAACAATATCAAAGCCAACCAACAAGTCCAAGACCAGGAAAAGACCAAACACAGAAATCAGAGTCAACACCGAAACAAGATCAAAGCCAACCAACAAGTCCAAGACCAGTAAAAGACCAAACTCAGAAATCAGAGTCAACACCGAAACAAGATCAAAGCCAACCAACATGTCCAAGACCAGTAAAAGACCAAACTCAGAAATCAGAGTCAACCCCGAAACAAGATCAAAGCCAACCAACAAGTCCAAGACCAGTAAAAGACCAAACACAGAAATCAGAGTCAACACCGAAACAAGATCAAAGCCAACCAACAAGTCCAAGACCAGTAAAAGACCAAACTCAGAAATCAGAGTCAACACCGAAACAAGATCAAAGCCAACCAACAAGTCCAAGACCAGGAAAAGACCAAACGCAGAAATCAGACTCAACCCAGAAAGACAAAACTACCCCGAAGCAAGACCAACCTCAGCCAACCTTATCAACTGAGAAACAAGAGATAAAATTGGCAAAAGACTCAGaaaacaaacaataccccatcctGAAAGAAGACCCAACTAAGAAAGTAGAACCTACACTGAAACTGGGTGAAACTGCAAAGCAATATCCAGCTGAGAAGAAAAATCCCAGTTGTCCACGTGACCCAGAAGAGAAACAATGCCCTGCATTTATAAAGTATTTCCAGAAGCAAGATCCCAAACAGACACCAAGTCACATAGTCCAGAAAGATGAACCAAAAGAGAAACATGAGTCAACCCAAAAAGAAGATAAGACCAGAAAACAAGATGCTAAAGAAACTCAAAGTTCTACAGGGAAGCAAGATTCAAAAGCGAAACAAGACCCACCCTTAGAAGAAGACCCAAAAAAGAAATATGGGCAAACTCAAGACAAGGACAATAAAGACTCAACCCAAAAACAAGATCAGAATAGCAAAAAAGATGTTACAGAAAGTCAATGTTCTTTGATAAAGAAAGATTCAACATTGAAACAAGACCAAACTCTCAAAGAAGACCTTAAAGCAAAACAAACCCCAATCCTCAAACAAGAACCAACCCTCAAACAAGATCCATCCGTCAAACAAGATCCATCCGTCAAACAAGATCTATCCCACAAAAAAGACCCAACCCTTACGGTAGAATCAACAAAAAAAGATGGACAAAAACAAGATCCAAAAGACAACCAAGATTCAAAACCTAAACAAGATCCAAAGGACAAAGAAGACCCAGGACAGACCCAGAAACAAGGATCCACTCAGAAACAAGACCAAACCCAGAAACAAGACCCGATTCAGAAACAAGACCCAACCCAGAAACAAGACCCAACCCAGAAACAAGACCCGACTCAGAAACAAGACCAGACCCAGAAACTAGACCCGACTCAGAAACAAGACCAGACCCAGAAACAAGACCAAACTCAGAAACAAGATCAGTCCCAGAAGCAAGACCAGACCCAGAAACAAGACCCCACCCAGAAACAATATCAGTCCCAGAAGCAAGACCAGACCCAGAAACAAGACCCAACCCAGAAACAAGACCCAACCCAGAAACAAAACCCAACCCAGAAACAAGACCCAACCCAGAAACAAGACCCAACCCAGAAACAAGACCAGACCCAGAAACTAGACCCTACCCAGAAACAAGACCCCACCCAGAAACAAGATCAGTCCCAGAAGCAGGACCAGACCCAGAAACAAGACACAAGCCAGAAACAAGACCCCACCCAGAAACAATATCAGTCCCAGAAGCAAGACCAGACCCAGAACCAAGTCACAAGCCAGAAACAAGACCCCACCCAGAAACAAGATCTGTCCCAGAAGCAAGACACAACCCAGAAACAAGACCAGACCCAGAAACAAGACCCAACCCAGAAACAAGACCCCACCCAGAAACAAGATCAGTCCCAGAAGCAAGACACAACCCAGAAACAAGATCAGACCCAGAAACAAGACCCCACCCAGAAACAAGATCAGTCCCAGAAGCAAGACACAACCCAGAAACAAGACCCCATCCAGAAACAAGACCCCACCCAGAAACAAGACTCCAATAAGAACACATTCTCAATTCTTAAGCTAAACTTAATCCCAATACAGTACTCTACAGTGCAACAAGACCCAACCAAGAAACTAGACCTAAACAAAAAAGAAGACTCCACCCAGAACCAAGACCAAGTCCAGAAAGCTGGCTCTACTCAGAAACCGGACCCAACCCAGAAAGAAGATTCACAACATAAGCAAAGCCTAAGCCAGATTCCAGGCTTTACACAGAAACTAGACCAAGGACAGACCCAGAAACAAGAGTCCACCCAAAAGCTGGACACCACCCAGAAACAAGACCAGACCCAGAAACAAGACCAGGTTCAAAAACAAGACCAGGTCCAGAAACAAGACTCCAATCAGAAACAAGACCAGGCCCATAAAGACTCAACTCATAAACAAGACACCGCTCAGAAGCAAGACCAGACCACTCATAAACAAGACCAGACCCATAAACAAGACCAGACCCAGAAACAAGATGCCACCCAAAAACAAGAAACCACCCAAAAACAAGACCAGGCCCAGAAAGACTCCATTCTTAAACAGGATCAGACCAAGAAACAAGACACCACCCAGAAACAAGACTCCACCCAGAAACAAGACCAGACCCAGAAAAAGGACTCAATTCAGAAACAAGAGCCAACCCCAAAGCAGACCTCTACACTGAAACAAGACCAGACCCAGAAACAAGACCAGACCCAGAAAGACTCCACTCATAAACAGGACACCATTCAGAAGCAAGACCAGACCACCCATAAACAAGACCAGACCCAGAAACAAGACCAGACCCAGAAACAAGACCAGGCCCAGAAACAAGACACCACCCAAAAACAAGACCAGGCCCAGAAAGACTCCATTCTTAAACAGGGTCAGACCCAGAAACAAGACACCACCCAGAAACAGGACACCACCCAGAAACAAGACCAAACCCCAAAAAAAGACTCAATTCAGAAACAAGAGCCAACCCCAATGCAGTCCTCTATACTGAAACAAGACCAGACCCAGAAACAAGACAAGACCCAGAAACAAGACTCCACCCAGAAACAGGAAACCATACAGAAACAAGACCAAACCCAGAAAAAAGACGCAATTCAGAAACAGGACACCACCCAGAAACAAGACCAGACCCAGAAACAGGACACCACCCAGAAACAAGACCAGACCCAGAAACAAGACTCAACCCAGAAACAAGACCAGACCCAGAAACAAGACCAGACCCAGAAACAAGACCAGACCCAGAAACAAGACCAGACCCAGAAACAAGACCAGACCCAGAAAGACTCCACTCATAAACAGGACACCACCCAGAAACAAGACCAGACCCAGAAACAAGACTCAACCCAGAAACAAGACCAGACCCAGAAAGACTCCACTTATAAACAGGACACCACCCAGAAACAAGACCAGACCCAGAAAGACCCCACTCATAAACAGGACACCACTCAGAAGCAAGACCAGACCACCCATAAACAAGACCAGACCCAGAAACAAGACCAGACCCAGAAACAAGACCAGGCCCAGAAACAAGACACCACCCAAAAACAAGACCAGGCCCAGAAAGACTCCATTCTTAAACAGGGTCAGACCCAGAAACAAGACACCACCCAGAAACAGGACACCACCCAGAAACAAGACCAAACCCCAAAAAAAGACTCAATTCAGAAACAAGAGCCAACCCCAATGCAGTCCTCTATACTGAAACAAGACCAGACCCAGAAACAAGACTCCACTCATAAACAGGACACCACCCAGAAACAAGACCAGACCACCCAGAAACAAGACACCACCCAAAAACAAGACCAGACCCAGAAACAAGACACCACCCAAAAACAAGACCAGACCCAGAAAGACTCCACTCTTAAACAGGATCAGACCCAGAAACAAGACCAGGCCCAGAAACAAGACTCCACCCAGAAACAGGAAACCACACAGAAACAAGACCAAACCCAGAAAAAAGACGCAATTCAGAAACAAGACCAGACCCAGAAAAAAGACTCCACTCAGAAACAGGACACCACCCAGAAACAAGACCAGACCCAGAAACAGGACACCACCCAGAAACAAGACCAGACCCAGAAACAAGACTCAACCCAGAAACAAGACCAGACCCAGAAACAAGACTCAACCCAGAAACAAGACCAGACCCAGAAACAAGACCAAACCCAGAAAAAAGACGCAATTCAGAAACAAGACCAGACCACCCATAAACAAGACCAGACCCAGAAAAAAGACTCCACTCAGAAACAGGACACCACCCAGAAACAAGACCAGACCCAGAAACAGGACACCACCCAGAAACAAGACCAGACCCAGAAACAAGACTCAACCCAGAAACAAGACCAGACCCAGAAACAAGACCAGACCCAGAAACAAGACCAGACCCAGAAAGACTCCACTCATAAACAGGACACCACCCAGAAACAAGACCAGACCCAGAAACAAGACTCAACCCAGAAACAAGACCAGACCCAGAAAGACTCCACTTATAAACAGGACACCACCCAGAAACAAGACCAGACCCAGAAAGACTCCACTCATAAACAGGACACCACTCAGAAGCAAGACCAGACCACCCATAAACAAGACCAGACCCAGAAACCAGACCAGACCCAGAAACAAGACCAGGCCCAGAAAGACTCCATTCTTAAACAGGGTCAGACCCAGAAACAAGACACCACCCAGAAACAAGACCAAACCCCAAAAAAAGACTCAATTCAGAAACAAGAGCCAACCCCAATGCAGTCCTCTATACTGAAACAAGACCAGACCAAGAAACAAGACTCCACTCATAAACAG GACACCACCCAGAAACAAGACCAGACCCAGAAACAAGACTCAACCCAGAAACAAGACCAGACCCAGAAAAAAGATGCAATTCAGAAACAAGACCAGACCCAGAAAAAAGACGCAATTCAGAAACAAGACCAGACCCAGAAAAAAGACTCCACTCAGAAACAGGACACCACCCAGAAACAAGACCAGGCCCAGAAACAAGACTCCACCCAGAAACAGGAAACCACACAGAAACAAGACCAAACCCAGAAAAAAGACGCAATTCAGAAACAAGACCAGACCCAGAAAAAAGACTCCACTCAGAAACAGGACACCACCCAGAAACAAGACCAGACCCAGAAACAGGACACCACCCAGAAACAAGACCAGACCCAGAAACAAGACTCAACCCAGAAACAAGACCAGACCCAGAAACAAGACCAGACCCAGAAACAAGACCAGACCCAGAAAGACTCCACTCATAAACAGGACACCACCCAGAAACAAGACCAGACCCAGAAACAAGACTCAACCCAGAAACAAGACCAGACCCAGAAAGACTCCACTTATAAACAGGACACCACCCAGAAACAAGACCAGACCCAGAAAGACTCCACTCATAAACAGGACACCACTCAGAAGCAAGACCAGACCACCCATAAACAAGACCAGACCCAGAAACAAGACCAGGCCCAGAAACAAGACACCACCCAAAAACAAGACCAGGCCCAGAAAGACTCCATTCTTAAACAGGGTCAGACCCAGAAACAAGACACCACCCAGAAACAGGACACCACCCAGAAACAAGACCAAACCCCAAAAAAAGACTCAATTCAGAAACAAGAGCCAACCCCAATGCAGTCCTCTATACTGAAACAAGACCAGACCAAGAAACAAGACTCCACTCATAAACAG GACACCACCCAGAAACAAGACCAGACCCAGAAACAAGACTCAACCCAGAAACAAGACCAGACCCAGAAAAAAGATGCAATTCAGAAACAAGACCAGACCCAGAAAAAAGACGCAATTCAGAAACAAGACCAGACCCAGAAAAAAGACTCCACTCAGAAACAGGACACCACCCAGAAACAAGACCAGACCCAGAAACAAGACTCAACCCAGAAACAAGACCAGACCCAGAAACAAGACCAGACCCAGAAAGACTCCACTCATAAACAGGACACCACCCAGAAACAAGACCAGACCCAGAAAGACTCCACTCATAAACAGGACACCACCCAGAAACAAGACCAGACCCAGAAACAAGACTCAACCCAGAAACAAGACCAGACCCAGAAAGACTCCACTTATAAACAGGACACCACCCAGAAACAAGACCAGACCCAGAAACAAGACAAGACCCAGAAACAGGACTCCACCCAAAAACATGAAACCACACAGAAACAAGACCAACCCCAGAAAAAAGACACAATTCATAAACAAGACCAGACCCAGAAAAAAGACTCCACTTATAAACAGGACACCACCCAGAAACAAGACCAGACCCAGAAACAAGACTCAACCCAGAAACAAGACCAGACCCAGAAAGACTCCACTTATAAACAGGACACCACCCAGAAACAAGACCAGACCCAGAAACAAGACAAGACCCAGAAACAGGACTCCACCCAAAAACATGAAACCACACAGAAACAAGACCAACCCCAGAAAAAAGACACAATTCATAAACAAGACCAGACCCAGAAAAAAGACTCCACTTATAAACAGGACACCACTCAGAAGCAAGACCAGACCCAGAAACAAGACTCAACCCAAAAACAAGACCAGGCCCAGAAAGACTCCACTCTTAAACAGGATCAGACCCAGAAACAAGACCAGACCCAGAAACAAGACCAGACCCAGAAAGACTCCACTCATAAACAGGACACCACTCAGAAGCAAGAGCAGACCACCCAGAAACAAGACTCAATCCAAAAAAAAGACCAGACCCAGAAACAAGACTTAACCCAGAAACAAGACCAGACCCAGAAAGACTCCACTTATAAACAAGACACCACTCAAAAGCAAGACCAGACCACCCATAAACAAGACCAGACCCAGAAACAAGACTCCACTCATAAACAGGACACCACCCAGAAACAAGACTCATCCCAGAAACAAGACCAGACCATCCATAAACAAGACCAGACCCAGAAAAAAGACTCCACTCAGAAACAGGACACCACTCAGAAACAAGACCAGACCCAGAAACAAGACTCAACCCAAAAACAAGACCAGGCCCAGAAAGACTCCACTCTTAAACAGGATCAGACCCAGAAACAAGACCAGACCCAGAAACAAGACCAGACCCAGAAACAAGACCAGACCCAGAAACAAGACCAGACCCAGAAAGACTCCACTCATAAACAGGACACCACTCAGAAGCAAGAGCAGACCACCCAGAAACAAGACCAGACCCAGAAACAAGACTCCACTCAGAAACATGACACCACTCAGAAGCAAGACCAGACCACCCAGAAACAAGACCAGACCCAGAAACAAGACTCCACTCAGAAACAGGACTCAACCCAGAAACAAGACCAGGCCCAGAAAGACTCCACTCTTAAACAGGATCAGACCCAAAAACAAGACCAGGCCCAGAAAGACTCCACTCTTAAACAGGATCAGACCCAGAAACAAGACCAGACCCAGAAACAAGACCAGACCCAGAAAGACTCCACTCATAAACAAGACACCACTCAGAAGCAAAACCAGATCACCCATAAACAAGACCAGACCCAGAAACAAGACTCAACCCAGAAACAAGACATCACCCAAAAACAAGACCAGGCCCAGAAACAAGACACCACCCAAAAACAAGACCAGGCGCAGAAAGACTCCACTCATAAACAGGACACCACTCAGAAGCAAGAGCAGACCACCCAGAAACAAGACCAGACCCAGAAACAAGACTCCACTCAGAAACAGGACTCAACCCAGAAACAAGACCAG ACCCAGAAAGACTCCACTCATAAACAG GACACCACTCAGAAGCAAGACCAGACCACCCAAAAACAAGATCAGGCCCAGAAAGACTCCACTCTTAAACAGGATCAGACCCAAAAACAAGACCAGACCCAGAAACAAGTCTCCACTCAGAAACAAGACCAGACCCAGAAACACGATCAGGCCCAGAAACAAGACCAGACCCAGAAACAAGACCAGGCCCAGAAACAAGACCAGGTCCAGAAACAGGACCAGACCCAGAAACAAGACCAGGCCCAGAAACAAGATCAGGCCCAGAAACAAGACCAGACCCAGAAACAAGATCAGGCCCAGAAACAAGAAGAGACCCAGAAACAAGATCAGGCCCAGAAACACGACCCAACCCCATTACAGTGCTCTACCATGAAACAATATTTAACACAGAAACTAGACCTGACCAAAAAAGAAGACCCCACTCAGAAACAAGACCCAGCCCAAAAGCCAGATTTTGATCAGAAgtccgacaaaacccagaaaGAAGATCCACCACAGAAGCAAAGCCTAACTCAGCTTCCAGGCTTTGCACAGAAACCAGACCCAGGGCAGACCCAACAAGAGCAGAAGAAAGACTCCACCCAGAAATCAGACTCCACCCAGAAACCAGACTCAACCCAGAAACTGGATCCAACCCAAAAACCACACTCAACTCACAAAGTGGATCCAACCCAGAAACTGGATCCAACCCAGAAACTGGATCCAACCCAGAAACCAGACTCAACTCAGAAAGTGGATCCAACCCAGAAACCAGACTCAACTCAGAAAGTGGATCCAACCCAGAAACTGGATCCAACCCAGAAACAAGACTCAACTCAGAAACTGGATCCAACCCAGAAACTGGATCCAACCCAGAAACTGGATCCAACCCAGAAACCAGACTCCACTCAGAAACTGGATCCAACCCAGAAACCAGACTCAACTCAGAAACTGCATCCAACCCAGAAACCAGACTCAACCCAGAAACTGGATCCAACCCAGAAATGGGGAACCAGTCACTTCCAAAGTCCAGAAAACGTGGTTGATCCATATGCACATTCATTCCTAGAGGCCCAGCAACATATTGACCAGAGAGATACAGTACCCTCAAGTTATGTCCAATACACCACAGCAGGGCAGACCACCTCACAGCAGAGTCAAGGGGGTGACAAAACCGCCCAACAGACTGGACATACTGAAACACATTATTCCTATACCTCAGAAGGTGTTACACCATCTCACCAGATATGGGGAACCAGCTTCCACCAGGGAGATAAAGATGATCTATACTCCCATTCGTTTCTAAAGGCCCAACACTACATTGACCAGAGAGAGACAGTACCTTCAAGCTTTGTCCAAAACACCAGTGGAGGTCAGGACACCACACAGCAAACGACCCAAGAAAAGAAGACCACGCCTTGGCCAACCTATGAACCACACACCAGTGGAGGGCAGGACACCACACAGCAAACGACCCAAGAAAAGAAGACCACGCCTTGGCCAACCTATGAACCACACACCAGTGGAGGGCAGGACACCACACAGCAAACGACCCAAGAAAAGAAGACAACGCCTTGGTCAACCTATGAACCACCCACCAGTGGAGGTCAGGACACCACACAGCAAACGACCCAACAAAATAAGACCACAACTTGGTCAACCTATGAACCACACACCAGTGGAGGTCAGGACACCACAaagcaagggacccaagaaaagaaGACCACAACTTGGTCAACCTATGAACAACACACCGGTGGAAATCTGGGTTCATCATCCACACAGAGTCATCATGAAGCTCACCCACAAAAGCAAGACCTAAGCCCTTGTCACTATCCTTTGTATGAACTTTCCCGACAATCACCAACACTCGCAAGAAGTAAACAAGCTTCAACAAAACCAGAAGAGTCCGCTGAAGAACCTCAAAAATCCCCACCCCCATCCTCTGGAGTGAACACTTCTAGTAATACCAGTTCTCAGAAGGAGGAGAAGCAAAAGTCCACTGGGAAGCCATTCAAATGGCCATGGAACTAA